TGATTATTATTGTATTCACTTGAAACTATGAAAATTATATTTCTTCACTCTTTAAAACCAATAAACCTCCTCCTAATTTCTTTCAATCCATATTATTCGAATAACTGTCCTTCTGCTTATTACAATTATTTCAAAATTTGTAATATTCCACAATCCTAAATTCTTAATAAAAAAAAGCGTTTTCCTAGTTCTGGAAATGCGCCATTTAATTGAATAAGTTATTATGGGACTACTTAATAATTCTCTCAAAAGCTCTAATACTATAAGGGTAAAATTTATTCGATGGTAAGAACCCTTTTATTTCAGCTCCTTGATAGTAACATTATCGTCAACAATTGAACTTATTTGGTCATTGGGTTTACTGAACAAAAGGGAAAGTTCATTTTCTTGCCCTTGAATTTTAGTTACTAATTTTAGTTCATTAATTTTCACATTGTCAGCATATTGACTATTACGATTATGTTTGTTGGAGATCTATTTTAAATTCAGGGGTTGAGAGATATATCCTTCGATCTTCCTCTACCTTAACCTATACTTTTCCTAATTCACTTAGTCTGACCAATCTTCCATCGCCCATCATTCTGTCATTGGAAGTGGTCTATCAAATTGCTCTAGTATCTGAATAATTGCAAGTTCAACAATATCTTGATTCTGTAATTTATAATGCTTTGTAAATCTGTTCAATCTTCCAATAGTGCTATTTGTTAAATTAAAACTACTTCTAGTCGTTTCCTCATTTTTATTTATAAATGTATCAATTAAATCGGAAATCTTCTCTGTACGGTGTTCCGTTATCGTACGTTTTTCTGTTATTAACATTGCATTACTAATTTCTTCTCTAACAATTTGTCGTATCATTTTCTCAATGTTCATTTGTACATTCTCCTAATAAATAAATACTTGATAGCATAATCAGCAAATACAGATACATTTTTTCATAATGAACTATTTAAATGAATTAACCCATTTCTTTTATTGCTATGATAATAAATTCTTTGCATTTAGTAAGATCCATTTTTCAAACAGTCCTAACGATGTTCGGTCTGATCCATATTTCTTTAATTTTCCTTTGTTTCTATTTGTAGCTCTATAACTAATTCAGATATATAGATTCTATACTACATTCATCTAATTAAAGAGTCTGACTCAAAAGGCCGTTGAACAACGACATTTAAGCCAGACTTCTTACTTATTTTTTAATTCCTAGATCCCTCAATATGCTATCTAACGTCATACCGTTAAGCTCCAATTTCGGTTCAGGCGAATCCGCCACATTTGGATTTTTCCTCTTATAGTAATACGTAACAGAAGTCATGTCTTTTGCATCAACTGTTCCGTCAAAATTAATATCGGCATTACGGTAAATCGTATTGTAATGATTTTTGATTTCAATTGCGTCTAGTACATCAACAACATCATCACCGTTTACATCGCCTGCCTGGATAAAATCTGTATTCAATGTTTTCGATAGACCAATTTTTTTACCATTATACATTTCGTTCATTTCTTCCACATTCAATACTGAACGGAAGTGTCCTGGTATTTTAACTTCTACTTTATATACATCATTTTGTACTGGTAAATCTTTTAATGTAAAACGGCCGTCACGAGGTATAACCCCAACGTATGCATGTCCTTTTTTGTCATAGGCAATTAAAGTTGCATTTAGTTTGCTGTAATTTTCGTCCGACACTTTATTCCAACTGAAACCTGATAAAAGTAAATCCCCAGAAATTTGTGATGTGACAGGTAGAATATTAAAGTACTGTCCAAAACTTAGGATTTTTGTCGTGCTATCTTCGGATTCTTTTATGTTTACATTTTTCAGTGCGATTTCTTTTGGACCTTTCATGTATTTTTCATTGCTTACTGCAAAAGTCATATCCACTAATGAAGTATTCTTATTTAGGTTTACTTTCTTCCCATCATGGTTCACTTGAAGAGTTACAGTGTTAGTACCATATTTTGTAGATAACTGATAATCTTTTGAAAGTTGTTTACTTAACTTTACATCTTTCAACACTAAACCAGCAGGATACGAAATGGTAAATTCTCCGCTTTGCATTTGTTTTACGTTATTTAACATGACTTGTGCTGTAAACAGTTTATCTGACTTAATTTCAGTTTCTTTAGCAGCAATGTTCGCATACTGAGTTCCTTTTTGGACAATGGTATAATTATAATCTGGTCGGCCGTATACATAGTTGTTGGCTTCATCCATTGGGAGTAGGAAGGCTTGTTTGTATGTTTCTCCTTCCGCCAAAGATAAAGTAGTAGAGAACAGGCCAAACTTATTAACTGGTATTGGTTGATATATTAACGTTCCAGGAGCATTCATATAGACAGATTTTTCTCTATTAGGATTGTTTTCAATCGGTTCATCGTAGATCCAGCCAGCAATTTGCATTCCTTTTTTATCTACTTCATATACGCCACCTTTTTTTAGCATTTTAACAATGGGCATTTTATTATCAACGTAAAACGGAACTTCTTCGGAAAAATTATTCCCATTCGTATCTCTGCCCACTACCTCCATACTGTATTTGCCGGAAGAAAGAGTAGTTGATTCTTGTATAATTAAATCCGGTTCAGACAACGACATCGGCATTGGAGTTCCATCAAATTGCATCCTTCCATCTACATTTTCTTCTTTACCATACGTTAGTACTGTTCCAGAATACCCTATACGTTTTCCCGTTTTCGGGTCTTTAATGAATAATTGTAAGTCAATAACGGTAGGTGACAATAGTCGGGTAACAACATCAGTTGTGATTTTAGCACTCGAATGACTATTTGTCGTAATTGTATTTGATGTAAGGTTTAGTTTTGTAATACCTTGTCCCATTTTGCGTACACCAAATGGTATTTGATATTGTTCGTTACGATCTGCTTGATTCGTAAAGATTACATACCCTTCATACGTACCATATTCAGCAGATACGGGTACCATTAAGTCGGCATTTATACTTTGTTCTGAATCACCTTCAACTGATAGCAAGCTCGGTACTGACAACTTAACCCCATTAGCCTTTGCATCTTTGGCATTTCTAGTATCTTTTTGGTACATTACTTCAACTTGAAATTGCTTTTTAGAACTGCTATTATTTTTAATCGTTATTGGCATTGTTTTTGTAATCGGCTCGTCTTTAATAATATTAGCCCCAAAGCTTAAACTGCCCGTTAAATTGGGAATTTTGACAGGTTGTCCATCTACAATGTTGACCGTTTCTCCGTTCACTTGAAATTCCATATCCGTATGTGCAGCCTCATATGCATCAATACGGCCAGCACCTACTTCATATACACTGTAATCCTTGCTTAGCTTATCAGCAGTATTCATCAATACGGTTTTTACATCTGCAGGTGTATAGTTTGGATGCTCTTGTAAAAGAAGCGCAGCAACGCCTGCAACATGTGGTGTAGCCATCGATGTTCCCGACATGCGCTGATACGCAGTTTGATAATCGTTTAGATTATCTGGGTTGGTAATATAAGAAGGTGCTGCTGAATAAACTGCTACCCCAGGTGCGGTTATCTCTGGTTTTATGTCAAATGTTTCTAGAGTCGGTCCCCGAGAGCTAAAAAAGGCAAGCTCATCTCCATTTGTTTTCATCTCACCTACAGTATCAAAAGAAAAGGTAATGGATTCCTTAGCGATTTGATCTACCAATTTAGCAGCGTCTTCATTTGGTAAAATAAACGTAGGTAGAAACTTGTTGCTTTCTCCTTTATAAAAATCTGTATATAAATTACGACCATTCGTAAAAAATACGGCTGCCGCACCTGCTTCCTTTGCAGATTTTAATACTAAATCGGGCGTATAATCCCCATAGTTAACTACCAATATTTTATCTTTGAAATCCTTTCCAACAAAATCACTCGGCATTCCTCTTCCTGCCTTTACTACAGGAAAATTTTTTCCTTCAAGCTTTTGAATATCATCGGTAAAATTCTTCGCAAACAATTGAAGATTAGGAGAAAATGAGCTTGAACTATGGATCGTGCCATCAACTTTTGGTAGCGTAATAGAAAAATTACTAGCTCCTACGGTCAGAGGTAATGCTGCTGCTCCTGGAGACCCAAGAG
This Arthrobacter citreus DNA region includes the following protein-coding sequences:
- a CDS encoding S8 family serine peptidase: MNKKWFKVLSTSFIASSLLGTIGFSAHASTGTQLTSLDVLPTVPNEEMLMSEQSPDLRIPNDIDVTSSKPVDIIVQFNEEPSKIQLAKNKKSNQRTSFNIQKADEKVEENHQDFKALFVNKKSKLTSSVRINHEYKHAFNGVAITIPANQIPELLESGLVKAVAKDKEVHIDPLDKTDASSSTQSRTVSETLPNIGVDKLHEEGVTGEGIKVGVLDTGIDYHHPDLKNVYKGGYDFVDNDDDPMETTYADWKASGKPEVSGNTYYTSHGTHVSGTIAGQNKNELNGVEGVAPNVDLYVYRVLGPYGSGSTNDILAAIDKAVQDGMDVINLSLAADTNDPFDPLSIALNNATIAGTLPVIAAGNAGSDMYTLGSPGAAALPLTVGASNFSITLPKVDGTIHSSSSFSPNLQLFAKNFTDDIQKLEGKNFPVVKAGRGMPSDFVGKDFKDKILVVNYGDYTPDLVLKSAKEAGAAAVFFTNGRNLYTDFYKGESNKFLPTFILPNEDAAKLVDQIAKESITFSFDTVGEMKTNGDELAFFSSRGPTLETFDIKPEITAPGVAVYSAAPSYITNPDNLNDYQTAYQRMSGTSMATPHVAGVAALLLQEHPNYTPADVKTVLMNTADKLSKDYSVYEVGAGRIDAYEAAHTDMEFQVNGETVNIVDGQPVKIPNLTGSLSFGANIIKDEPITKTMPITIKNNSSSKKQFQVEVMYQKDTRNAKDAKANGVKLSVPSLLSVEGDSEQSINADLMVPVSAEYGTYEGYVIFTNQADRNEQYQIPFGVRKMGQGITKLNLTSNTITTNSHSSAKITTDVVTRLLSPTVIDLQLFIKDPKTGKRIGYSGTVLTYGKEENVDGRMQFDGTPMPMSLSEPDLIIQESTTLSSGKYSMEVVGRDTNGNNFSEEVPFYVDNKMPIVKMLKKGGVYEVDKKGMQIAGWIYDEPIENNPNREKSVYMNAPGTLIYQPIPVNKFGLFSTTLSLAEGETYKQAFLLPMDEANNYVYGRPDYNYTIVQKGTQYANIAAKETEIKSDKLFTAQVMLNNVKQMQSGEFTISYPAGLVLKDVKLSKQLSKDYQLSTKYGTNTVTLQVNHDGKKVNLNKNTSLVDMTFAVSNEKYMKGPKEIALKNVNIKESEDSTTKILSFGQYFNILPVTSQISGDLLLSGFSWNKVSDENYSKLNATLIAYDKKGHAYVGVIPRDGRFTLKDLPVQNDVYKVEVKIPGHFRSVLNVEEMNEMYNGKKIGLSKTLNTDFIQAGDVNGDDVVDVLDAIEIKNHYNTIYRNADINFDGTVDAKDMTSVTYYYKRKNPNVADSPEPKLELNGMTLDSILRDLGIKK